One window of Bacillota bacterium genomic DNA carries:
- a CDS encoding RidA family protein produces MTFSDFFTEVSDVQGQVEHLRPAGLYSDRIYSPVVVASGNVKTIYLSSQVPLTESGEVVGEGDIAAQMEQVLRNLEISLAAAGATVEHVVKWTLYMVHGHSPDPAYEVFLRFWGQRPNPPALTIVFVAGLSHEDFLIELDATAVVPQP; encoded by the coding sequence ATGACATTCTCAGACTTTTTCACGGAGGTATCGGACGTGCAAGGTCAGGTAGAGCATCTTCGGCCCGCGGGGTTGTACAGCGACCGCATCTACAGCCCTGTCGTCGTCGCTTCGGGCAACGTCAAGACCATCTACCTCAGCAGCCAGGTTCCTCTGACGGAGTCCGGCGAAGTGGTGGGCGAAGGCGATATCGCAGCCCAGATGGAGCAGGTGTTGCGAAATTTGGAGATCTCGCTGGCCGCTGCCGGCGCCACCGTCGAGCACGTCGTGAAGTGGACCTTGTACATGGTGCACGGCCACTCGCCGGATCCGGCGTACGAGGTGTTCCTTCGTTTCTGGGGCCAGCGGCCCAACCCGCCGGCGTTGACCATCGTGTTCGTCGCCGGCTTGTCCCACGAGGATTTCTTGATCGAACTGGACGCGACGGCCGTCGTACCGCAGCCTTGA
- a CDS encoding oxidoreductase, with translation MAARCYWLETAGEAAERPWWGGDGRADVAVVGAGFTGLSTALHVKERRPDLRVVVLEAGRIPAGASGRNAGFAMTLFGLSLDLTVLRFGKERARQADRYMVRAVNYTRELVQRLGIDCDYEEHGLMTVATTPGQVRRLRRQFELARQLGLHETQWLGPNEARALVDSPTYLAAVFDPLCALVHPAKLARGLARAAERLGVELYENTPVLELRSIGGAGASRRAELKVPGGRVVADKVVLATNAFSAAFPPLRRVQAPMHTYIVLTEPLTPAQLEAAGWQRRVGIEDGRNFIHYYRLTPENRLLMGGHDALYYYGNRTDRDAHGGLAAKLRRHVARTFPALKGVRFTHHWGGPVSVTLDLAPVIGRLGPNVFYSAGCMGHGVALTQLNGRTLADLVLETESELTDTFFVGRRVTPLPPEPLRFALIQAIRSFMRAQDTWDERGRRDAERPAARSTGLPA, from the coding sequence ATGGCGGCGCGGTGCTATTGGCTGGAGACGGCGGGAGAAGCGGCCGAACGGCCCTGGTGGGGGGGCGACGGGCGGGCCGACGTCGCGGTGGTGGGCGCGGGCTTCACGGGCTTGTCGACGGCGCTGCACGTGAAGGAGCGGCGACCGGATCTGCGGGTGGTCGTGCTGGAAGCGGGGCGCATTCCCGCAGGCGCCAGCGGCCGCAACGCCGGCTTCGCCATGACGCTGTTCGGCTTGTCGCTTGACCTTACGGTGTTGCGTTTCGGAAAGGAACGAGCGCGCCAAGCCGACCGGTACATGGTGCGGGCCGTCAACTACACGCGAGAACTCGTTCAGCGCCTCGGCATCGACTGCGACTACGAAGAGCACGGCTTGATGACGGTGGCGACCACTCCCGGTCAGGTGCGCCGGCTGCGCAGGCAATTCGAGCTGGCCCGGCAGTTGGGCCTCCATGAAACGCAGTGGCTGGGGCCCAACGAGGCGAGGGCGCTGGTCGACTCTCCCACGTACTTGGCGGCGGTCTTCGACCCGCTCTGCGCGCTGGTGCACCCGGCCAAGCTGGCCCGCGGGCTGGCCCGGGCGGCCGAGCGGCTAGGCGTTGAGCTGTACGAGAACACGCCCGTGCTGGAGCTGAGGTCCATCGGCGGCGCCGGGGCGTCGAGGCGAGCCGAGCTGAAAGTGCCCGGCGGCCGGGTCGTCGCGGACAAGGTGGTGCTGGCGACCAACGCGTTTTCGGCGGCGTTTCCGCCGCTGCGCCGCGTCCAGGCGCCGATGCACACGTACATCGTGCTGACGGAGCCCTTGACGCCCGCGCAGTTGGAGGCCGCCGGCTGGCAGCGGCGCGTGGGAATTGAAGACGGCCGCAATTTCATCCACTACTACCGCCTGACGCCCGAAAACCGCTTGCTGATGGGCGGCCACGACGCGCTTTATTATTACGGGAACCGCACCGACCGCGACGCGCACGGCGGCCTTGCGGCGAAGCTGCGGCGGCACGTGGCGCGGACGTTTCCCGCGCTGAAAGGCGTGCGCTTCACGCATCACTGGGGCGGGCCCGTGTCGGTGACGCTGGACCTGGCGCCAGTCATCGGCCGTCTGGGGCCCAACGTGTTTTACAGCGCCGGCTGCATGGGGCACGGCGTCGCCCTGACCCAGCTCAACGGCCGCACGCTGGCGGATTTGGTGCTGGAAACCGAAAGCGAGCTGACCGACACGTTTTTCGTCGGGCGGAGAGTGACGCCGCTGCCGCCGGAGCCGCTCCGCTTCGCGCTCATCCAGGCCATCCGCAGCTTCATGCGGGCGCAAGACACGTGGGACGAGCGAGGACGGCGCGACGCGGAGCGGCCTGCGGCGCGCTCGACAGGATTGCCGGCCTGA
- a CDS encoding D-2-hydroxyacid dehydrogenase produces MSREATINVIIYYQDAERARKVRDMVAARFPQLVVHAVSTREEAERLAPEADIIAGWGFPPDLLTKATRLRWFHKLAAGVDDIVAAGTLPKQAVLTRTDGRIFGRRMAEYVVAYMLAFSQDIPRILRQQAERRWQPFITRPLAGRTVGVAGVGEIGSEVVRKAAALGMRVVGWRRTPGPVDGVEHMFVGKEEFHAFLGECEFVVIVLPLTAETRGLFDDAAFAAMRDGAYLINVGRGPIVQEQALIRALEAGKLAGATLDVFDVEPLPPDHPFWRMPNVIVTPHMSGPSVPEEVVPPFLENIERFLSGQPLLRQIDLGRGY; encoded by the coding sequence ATGAGCCGCGAAGCGACCATCAACGTGATCATCTACTATCAGGACGCCGAGCGCGCCCGCAAGGTGCGCGACATGGTGGCGGCGCGCTTTCCGCAGCTGGTGGTGCACGCCGTTTCGACGCGCGAAGAGGCGGAACGCCTCGCACCCGAAGCGGACATTATCGCCGGCTGGGGCTTTCCGCCGGATCTGCTCACCAAGGCCACACGCCTGCGCTGGTTCCACAAGCTGGCCGCGGGCGTGGACGACATCGTCGCGGCCGGCACGCTGCCGAAGCAGGCCGTGCTCACCCGCACCGACGGCCGCATCTTCGGCCGCCGCATGGCGGAGTACGTCGTCGCGTACATGCTGGCGTTCTCCCAGGATATTCCCCGCATTTTGCGGCAGCAAGCGGAACGCCGCTGGCAGCCGTTCATCACCCGGCCGCTGGCCGGACGAACGGTGGGCGTGGCCGGGGTCGGCGAAATCGGCAGCGAGGTGGTGCGCAAGGCGGCCGCGCTGGGCATGCGCGTCGTCGGCTGGCGGCGCACGCCCGGACCGGTGGACGGCGTGGAGCACATGTTCGTCGGCAAGGAAGAGTTTCACGCCTTCCTGGGCGAATGCGAGTTCGTCGTCATCGTCTTGCCTTTGACGGCGGAAACGCGAGGGCTGTTCGACGACGCCGCCTTTGCGGCGATGCGGGACGGGGCGTATCTCATCAACGTGGGGCGCGGTCCCATCGTGCAAGAGCAGGCCTTAATCCGGGCGCTGGAGGCGGGCAAGCTGGCCGGCGCCACGCTGGACGTCTTCGACGTCGAGCCTTTGCCGCCGGATCATCCCTTCTGGCGGATGCCCAACGTCATCGTGACGCCGCACATGTCGGGTCCCAGCGTGCCGGAAGAAGTGGTGCCGCCGTTCCTGGAAAACATCGAGCGGTTTTTAAGCGGGCAGCCGCTGCTGCGGCAAATCGACTTGGGCCGGGGCTACTGA
- a CDS encoding TIGR01777 family protein has product MHIVIVGGTGFIGRALTEALLAAGWRVTVATRRSPAQASRVLPSGAAVLSWNAPGGLALPPGTDAVVNLAGASIARRWTQAAKRLILESRVGTTRAVVAALAAASARPRVLVNASAVGYYGRRGDEIVTEADGPGQDFLASVCRQWEAAAKEAEAAGIRVVLLRTGFVVGRGGAMRLMLLPYRLFLGGPLGSGQQWLPWIHLDDVVGLIRFALENEALQGPVNLTAPEPVRQEVFARALGRAMGRPAWLRTPAWALRTALGEMADMLLTGQRAVPAAALAAGYTFRRPDLDEALRSVAAH; this is encoded by the coding sequence ATGCACATCGTGATCGTGGGCGGCACGGGGTTTATCGGCCGCGCCTTGACCGAGGCGCTGCTGGCGGCGGGCTGGCGCGTAACGGTGGCGACGCGCCGATCGCCGGCGCAGGCGAGCCGCGTGCTGCCTTCCGGCGCCGCCGTCCTCTCCTGGAACGCCCCGGGCGGACTGGCGCTGCCGCCGGGCACCGACGCCGTCGTCAATTTGGCGGGCGCCTCTATCGCCCGGCGCTGGACGCAGGCGGCCAAACGCCTTATTCTCGAGAGCCGGGTCGGCACGACGCGTGCGGTCGTCGCGGCGCTGGCGGCGGCCAGCGCCCGTCCGCGCGTCCTGGTCAACGCTTCGGCCGTCGGGTACTACGGTCGCCGCGGGGACGAAATCGTGACGGAAGCCGATGGGCCGGGCCAGGACTTTTTGGCCTCGGTGTGCCGGCAATGGGAGGCGGCGGCCAAGGAGGCGGAAGCGGCGGGCATCCGGGTCGTGCTGCTGCGGACGGGATTCGTCGTGGGCCGGGGCGGCGCCATGCGGCTGATGCTGCTGCCGTACCGCCTGTTCCTCGGCGGACCCCTGGGCTCGGGCCAGCAGTGGCTGCCGTGGATACACCTGGACGACGTGGTGGGGCTCATTCGTTTCGCCCTGGAAAACGAAGCGCTTCAAGGTCCCGTCAACCTGACGGCGCCGGAGCCGGTCCGGCAGGAGGTGTTCGCGCGGGCGCTCGGGCGAGCCATGGGCCGGCCCGCGTGGCTGCGGACGCCGGCGTGGGCGCTGCGCACGGCGCTGGGCGAGATGGCCGACATGCTGTTGACCGGCCAGCGCGCGGTGCCCGCCGCGGCCCTGGCGGCGGGATACACGTTTCGCCGGCCGGACCTGGACGAGGCCTTGCGTTCCGTGGCGGCCCACTAG
- a CDS encoding copper-translocating P-type ATPase, which produces MTNRNKAAEQALLQVPVQGMTCAACARRVEKAIRSVPGVDDVTVNLSTERAAVRAGNGVATEQIVRAIEDAGYRVPLAEARLSLVGMTCANCAARIQRTLAKTPGVVEASVNFATETAAVKYIPGAVSVAELAARVRDIGYEAYPVNEASEDVEQRAREAEIRRQTLRFAVAAVFSAPLLLSMAAMFFGGHGSLWSWLHNGWVQLALATPVQFGAGWQFYRDAWHNLRQRTANMSTLVVLGTSAAYLYSLAVLLWGDRLGVHDLYFEASAVVIALVLLGKLLEARAKGRTSAAIKKLVGLQPRTARVVRDGVEMDIPVEQVVPGDLVVVRPGERIPVDGVIEQGHSAVDESMLTGESLPVEKQVGDTVIGGTLNKHGAFRFRATRVGKDTALAQIIRIVQEAQGSRAPIQRLADQVSAYFVPAVLVFALATFLGWYALAGDLTRALLNMTAVLVLACPCALGLATPTAIIVGTGRGAEAGILIRGGEHLEKTHKVNVVVLDKTGTVTKGEPGVTDMRALPPYDERTLLALAAAVERLSEHPLAQAIVAAAAEQAAREHGSGSPAHPETAEDFTALPGRGVRARVGGRLVLVGNRACMQDAGVDIAPLERDVEELENQGKTAMLVAVDGQAAGVIAVADTVKEHAAEAIAALKAMGIAVKMLTGDNVRTARAIAAQVGLAEEDVYAEVLPDQKADVVRRLQQQGLTVAMVGDGVNDAPALAVADVGVAMGTGTDIAIEAADITLMSGDLRALVGAIRLSRATMRKIRQNLFWAFAYNTVGLPLAALGYLSPVLAGAAMAFSSVSVVTNASLLRRFDPLAPFRRRSAHAAA; this is translated from the coding sequence ATGACGAACCGGAATAAAGCGGCGGAGCAGGCGCTGCTGCAAGTGCCCGTGCAGGGCATGACGTGCGCGGCGTGCGCCCGCCGAGTGGAAAAAGCCATCCGCAGCGTGCCGGGCGTTGACGACGTCACGGTCAACTTGTCCACCGAGCGGGCGGCGGTGCGCGCCGGCAACGGCGTGGCGACCGAGCAAATCGTTCGCGCTATCGAGGACGCCGGCTACCGCGTGCCGCTGGCCGAAGCGCGCCTTTCGCTGGTGGGCATGACGTGCGCCAACTGCGCCGCCCGCATCCAGCGGACGCTGGCGAAAACGCCGGGCGTGGTGGAAGCTTCCGTCAACTTCGCCACCGAGACCGCCGCGGTGAAGTACATCCCCGGTGCGGTCAGCGTGGCGGAGCTGGCCGCACGCGTCCGCGACATCGGCTACGAGGCTTATCCCGTCAACGAAGCGTCGGAGGACGTGGAGCAAAGGGCGCGCGAGGCGGAAATCCGCCGGCAGACGCTGCGCTTCGCCGTCGCCGCCGTCTTCTCTGCGCCGCTGCTGCTCAGCATGGCCGCCATGTTCTTCGGCGGGCACGGAAGTCTTTGGAGCTGGCTGCACAACGGCTGGGTGCAGCTCGCACTGGCCACGCCGGTGCAATTCGGGGCGGGCTGGCAGTTTTACCGCGACGCCTGGCACAACTTGCGCCAGCGCACCGCCAACATGTCGACGCTGGTGGTCCTCGGCACGTCGGCGGCCTACTTGTACAGCCTGGCCGTCTTGCTCTGGGGCGACCGCCTGGGCGTCCATGACCTCTATTTTGAAGCCTCCGCCGTCGTGATCGCCCTCGTCCTCCTCGGCAAGCTGCTGGAAGCCCGGGCCAAAGGCCGCACGTCCGCGGCCATCAAGAAACTGGTGGGCTTGCAGCCCCGCACCGCCCGCGTCGTGCGGGACGGCGTGGAAATGGACATTCCCGTTGAGCAGGTGGTGCCCGGCGACCTCGTCGTCGTGCGGCCGGGCGAGCGCATTCCCGTGGACGGCGTCATCGAGCAAGGCCACTCGGCCGTCGACGAGTCGATGTTGACGGGTGAAAGCCTGCCCGTGGAAAAGCAAGTAGGCGATACGGTCATCGGCGGCACGCTCAACAAGCACGGCGCGTTTCGCTTCCGCGCCACCCGCGTCGGGAAAGACACGGCGCTGGCCCAGATCATCCGCATCGTCCAGGAAGCGCAAGGGTCCCGGGCGCCCATCCAGCGCCTGGCGGACCAGGTGTCGGCTTATTTCGTCCCCGCCGTTCTGGTCTTCGCCCTAGCGACGTTTTTGGGCTGGTACGCGCTGGCCGGCGACCTGACGCGGGCGCTGCTGAACATGACGGCGGTGCTGGTGTTGGCGTGCCCGTGCGCGCTGGGCCTGGCTACGCCGACGGCCATTATCGTCGGCACAGGCCGCGGCGCGGAAGCGGGCATTCTCATCCGCGGCGGCGAGCACCTGGAGAAGACGCACAAAGTGAACGTGGTCGTGCTAGACAAGACGGGCACGGTCACGAAAGGCGAACCCGGCGTCACCGACATGCGGGCGCTGCCGCCCTACGACGAGCGGACCCTGCTGGCACTGGCGGCCGCGGTGGAGCGCCTCTCGGAGCACCCGTTGGCGCAAGCCATCGTCGCCGCCGCCGCTGAGCAGGCGGCCCGCGAGCACGGCTCCGGCAGCCCGGCGCATCCGGAAACGGCGGAAGACTTCACCGCACTGCCCGGACGGGGCGTGCGCGCCCGCGTCGGCGGCCGGCTCGTGCTCGTCGGCAACCGCGCTTGCATGCAAGACGCCGGCGTGGACATCGCGCCGCTGGAGCGGGACGTTGAAGAGCTGGAAAACCAGGGGAAGACGGCGATGTTGGTGGCCGTCGACGGCCAGGCGGCGGGCGTCATCGCCGTGGCGGACACGGTCAAGGAGCATGCGGCCGAAGCCATCGCGGCGCTGAAAGCGATGGGCATCGCCGTCAAGATGCTCACGGGAGACAACGTCCGCACGGCGCGGGCCATCGCCGCCCAGGTAGGACTGGCCGAGGAAGACGTCTATGCGGAGGTGCTGCCCGACCAGAAGGCCGACGTCGTGCGGCGGCTGCAGCAGCAGGGCCTCACGGTAGCGATGGTAGGCGACGGCGTCAACGACGCGCCGGCTCTGGCCGTGGCCGACGTAGGCGTGGCGATGGGCACCGGCACGGACATAGCCATCGAAGCCGCGGACATTACGCTGATGAGCGGCGACTTGCGGGCGCTGGTGGGGGCCATCCGCCTCAGCCGCGCCACGATGCGCAAGATCCGCCAAAACTTGTTCTGGGCGTTCGCGTACAACACCGTGGGCTTGCCGCTGGCGGCGCTGGGCTACCTAAGCCCCGTGCTGGCCGGCGCGGCCATGGCGTTCAGCTCGGTCTCCGTCGTCACCAACGCCAGCCTGCTGCGCCGCTTTGACCCGCTGGCGCCGTTCCGCCGCCGCTCCGCGCACGCCGCGGCTTGA